A single genomic interval of Cataglyphis hispanica isolate Lineage 1 chromosome 25, ULB_Chis1_1.0, whole genome shotgun sequence harbors:
- the LOC126858416 gene encoding glutamyl aminopeptidase-like, whose translation MARLVLLLNGILTFIVATAYSPDEDALKSLNNIMPEHYNIKLILNVHENTFISECEINITILEATHKISMFSEKIIIKQSKLIVPLSNQNTIVIYNIIGHLYDKDRNMLNIYFNEELSPGHYILNIRYTSSMFDGGFQRIIYFSEEEIIWLSATFFQPIWARRLFPCWDSSKTTFSISIQHSESFKVLSNMPIRAISIPRINQNLNEDIMQWTYFNSTPALSPSLISIVVTNFVRNFIHEDDIASICYNKRSISSLQFAQTIIKNITLYLEQKWKRLQQFPKVDYIIIPKFEERNSSMVNLGIILYNEADVAYNEESNSIGCKYNVMHVIGYAIIRERFKSVGNPFWWPNSWLSKGFTMFFTTHTLNQSLPNSRILDLYVVQFHHESLHFDIDNRMLPLISQGKTVSVEMINYVKASVILRMLQHAFGIDTFWRGIHSYLYRKKYHFDNFWEALKNVYDEIHPRSCDIKDMLYYWSKQKGYPVLNILHHDSGSINISIENLDGPNENRWFPVSYTTETDSNFNIPAPLLWLQPPKKPFKYPYNHYSILSLPYREDGWIIFNIQQTGYYRINYEDENWKKITVYLNSENYRKIHVLNRAQIIDDAFHFLLLNKLKAKIFWKLAKYLSRETDYIAWYPMFKAIQYMSNCFSFLREGEYYIKVELNKMLSGLLQIIKYEEKPADDDFTKALRQEAVQWTCLLKLSNCLKMANDQLKQHLEISTKLSPWWKKWTYCYGLQTADNITWHQMLNKIKGNNAKIMYFLTCPNHLVEINNYILTSYTKDDAVELDYKFPQYNVFDNKSSISFEAYNRTIIQYALRHFVFTIANSTEQLQTFRNLLYDFEDIMPNQVTMPAALIILINNIYSKQKLDMVLSFFQNFKKYQIYNIYDKIKKREDQLKNRELLLQIVSKKRIFV comes from the exons ATGGCACGCCTAGTACTGTTATTAAATGGTATTCTAACATTCATCGTCGCGACAGCTTATTCTCCCGACGAAGATGCATTGAAATCATTAAACAACATAATGCCGGAACATTATAACATCAagcttatattaaatgttcatGAAAATACTTTCATCAGCGAATGCGAGATTAACATCACAATTCTTGAAGCGACGCACAAAATAAGCatgttttcagaaaaaataatcataaagcaatcaaaattaatagttcCACTGTCTAATCAAAATACAAttgtgatttataatataatcggaCATTTGTATGATAAGGATAGGAATATgctcaacatttattttaatgaagaattaTCACCAGGACATTACATTCTGAATATAAGATATACTAGTTCTATGTTTGATGGAGGCTTTCAGCGAATTATCTACTTTAGCGAAGAGGAAATAAt ATGGTTGTCTGCAACATTTTTCCAGCCAATATGGGCTCGACGATTGTTTCCGTGTTGGGACTCGTCAAAGACTACCTTCAGTATTTCTATACAACATTCTGAAAGTTTTAAGGTTTTATCAAACATGCCGATACGAGCAATATCCATTCCCAGGATTAACCAGAATTTGAATGAAGATATCATGCAATGGACATATTTCAATAGCACTCCTGCATTGTCTCCTTCTCTTATATCAATTGTTGTAACTAATTTTGTTCGCAATTTTATTCATGAAGACGATATTGCTAGCATATGCTACAACAAACGATCAATAAGTTCTTTGCAATTTGCACAgacgattattaaaaatatcacgttATACTTGGAACAAAAATGGAAGCGTTTGCAACAATTTCCAAAagtagattatattataattccgAAATTTGAAGAGCGAAACAGTAGCATGGTGAATTTGggaattattctttataa tGAAGCAGATGTTGCGTACAATGAGGAAAGCAACTCTATTGGGTGCAAATATAATGTGATGCACGTAATAGGATATGCAATAATACGAGAACGGTTTAAGAGTGTAGGCAATCCATTTTGGTGGCCTAACTCATGGTTGAGTAAAGGTTTTACTATGTTCTTTACAACGCATACTCTCAATCag AGTTTGCCAAATTCTCGCATACTAGATTTATACGTAGTCCAATTTCACCATGAATCCCTtcattttgatattgataataGGATGTTGCCTCTTATTTCTCAAGGCAAAACCGTCTCGGttgaaatgattaattacGTCAAAG CATCCGTTATACTTCGCATGTTGCAACATGCATTTGGCATAGATACATTTTGGCGAGGTAtccattcatatttatataggaa GAAGTATCATTTCGATAATTTCTGGGAAGctctaaaaaatgtttatgatgAAATACATCCAAGATCatgtgatataaaagatatgttGTATTATTGGTCAAAGCAAAAGGGATATCCTGTGTTGAATATATTACATCATGATTCAGGCagcataaatatatcaatagaaAATCTTGATGGACCAAATGAAAATCGGTGGTTTCCTGTCAGCTATACCACAGAGAcagattcaaattttaatattcctgCGCCACTTCTTTGGTTGCAACCGCCAAAGAAACCGTTTAAATATCCATATAATCACTATTCTATATTGTCCTTGCCATACAGAGAGGATGGCtggattatatttaacatacagCAAACTG gATATTATCGTATCAACTACGAAGatgaaaattggaaaaaaattactgtATATCTGAACAGTGagaattatcgaaaaatacatGTTTTGAATCGTGCTCAAATCATCGACGACGCATTTCATTTTTTgctattgaataaattaaaagctaaAATATTCTGGAAACTTGCAAAATATCTATCGCGAGAGACAGATTACATAGCATGGTATCCTATGTTTAAAGCCATTCAATACATGTCAAATTGCTTTTCATTTCTAAGAGAaggagaatattatattaaa GtagaattgaataaaatgcTGAGTGGACtccttcaaattataaaatacgaaGAAAAACCGGCGGATGATGATTTTACTAAAGCTTTAAGGCAAGAAGCTGTGCAATGGACATGCTTACTGAAACTGTCTAATTGCCTAAAAATGGCCAACGATCAATTAAAACAACATCTCGAAATCTCCACAAA ACTTTCGCCGTGGTGGAAGAAATGGACTTATTGTTATGGTTTGCAGACAGCAGACAATATTACTTGGCACCaaatgttgaataaaataaaaggaaataatgcaaaaattatgtattttctaaCTTGCCCAAATCATCTAGTTgagataaacaattatatattaacatcttATACAAAAGATGATGCCGTTGAGCTTGATTATAAGTTTCCACAATACAatgtatttgataataaatcatcTATATCTTTCGAAGCATATAATCGtacaataattcaatatgCATTAagacattttgtttttactaTTGCGAATAGTACAGAGCAGCTTCAAACATTcaggaatttattatatgattttgaaGATATAATGCCCAA tcaAGTCACAATGCCAGCAGCATTAatcattcttattaataatatatattctaagcAAAAACTTGATATG gtACTCAGTTTTTTCCAAAACTTcaagaaatatcaaatttataatatatacgataagataaaaaaacgtGAGGATCAACTTAAAAATCGTGAATTATTGCTTCAAATCGTATCTAAGAAACGTATATTCgtataa